A stretch of the Porifericola rhodea genome encodes the following:
- a CDS encoding copper homeostasis protein CutC, giving the protein MKIEVCIDSVQSAINSEKGGAIRVELCDNLFEGGTTPSAGTIALARQQISIGLQVIIRPRGGDFLYSDLEMEIMKKDIQTAKDLGADGVVIGILTAEGKVDKVRCAELIKIARPMNVTFHRAFDMTVDPFEALEDIIELGCDRILTSGQEKSAIEGKALIAELHKKADGRIIIMPGAGIDEYNIDQMKACGVEECHISARKVEHSAMQYRNPTVFMGGTLRMPEYEILVADSERINKMTK; this is encoded by the coding sequence GTGAAAATTGAAGTTTGTATTGATTCAGTTCAGTCCGCTATAAATTCTGAAAAAGGCGGTGCTATTAGAGTAGAGCTTTGCGATAATCTTTTTGAGGGCGGTACTACCCCAAGTGCCGGTACCATTGCTCTTGCCCGTCAGCAGATCAGCATTGGCCTTCAGGTAATCATCCGTCCCAGAGGGGGAGACTTTTTATACTCCGACCTGGAAATGGAGATTATGAAAAAAGACATCCAAACGGCGAAAGATTTGGGAGCAGATGGCGTGGTCATCGGTATACTCACTGCCGAAGGTAAGGTAGACAAAGTTCGTTGCGCCGAACTGATTAAAATCGCGCGCCCTATGAACGTTACCTTTCACCGTGCTTTTGACATGACAGTTGACCCCTTTGAGGCTCTGGAAGATATTATAGAGCTGGGGTGCGACCGTATTCTTACCTCCGGGCAGGAAAAATCTGCTATAGAAGGTAAAGCTCTTATCGCCGAGCTACATAAGAAAGCAGATGGCCGTATCATCATCATGCCTGGTGCTGGTATTGATGAGTACAATATAGACCAGATGAAAGCTTGCGGTGTAGAAGAGTGTCATATCTCGGCGCGTAAAGTAGAGCACAGCGCTATGCAGTACCGAAACCCTACAGTATTTATGGGAGGAACTTTAAGAATGCCTGAATACGAAATTCTGGTAGCCGATAGTGAACGAATCAACAAAATGACAAAATAA
- a CDS encoding SGNH/GDSL hydrolase family protein, which yields MNRRDFLAQTTKASLVLASTYSSFTIPQISLNSGWNGKTVLFIGDSITQAGTYINFVESWLQSRYPEQEFDIFNLGLGSETISGLTEEGHPYPRPYAHDRLQKVFESIKPDKVFACYGMNCAIYHPFDTARFKKYQQGIEKLIDLADSHQAELTLMTPPPFALQVNDWDKALKDTKRTDYGYAQPYEAYDEVLRRYGDWILNLKGQQSIDLHEPMLKFAHLSYGKDVVHPNLFGHQLMAYTILKSLGELPQKTIKLSASWKPVNGEARCEMQFNRPRFGHVQLSDNSDYNQLLGGMQQLVLKVNSCPEGNYQLFDGDYYLAQFSSDELRNGVNINPLENHSLFDKTSFARQQKDSFALITAKREICDYAWLQHIGHKRPMSRQGIPIALAEAKRLVLNQKIRLINSAEHWKPELIQLT from the coding sequence ATGAATAGAAGAGATTTTCTAGCACAAACAACCAAAGCCTCACTCGTACTAGCGTCAACTTACTCTAGCTTTACAATTCCGCAGATTTCCCTGAACTCAGGCTGGAATGGCAAAACAGTACTCTTTATAGGAGATAGCATCACGCAGGCAGGTACCTATATCAATTTTGTAGAAAGCTGGTTACAAAGTCGCTATCCTGAACAGGAGTTTGATATATTTAATCTGGGCTTGGGTAGCGAAACCATTTCTGGCTTAACCGAAGAGGGGCACCCTTACCCCAGGCCATATGCCCACGACCGCCTGCAAAAAGTTTTTGAAAGTATTAAACCCGACAAAGTTTTTGCCTGCTACGGTATGAACTGTGCAATCTACCATCCTTTTGATACAGCCCGATTTAAAAAATATCAGCAGGGAATTGAAAAGCTCATAGATTTAGCAGACAGTCATCAGGCGGAATTAACTCTGATGACACCACCCCCTTTCGCATTACAGGTAAATGACTGGGATAAAGCACTTAAAGATACAAAGCGTACGGATTATGGATATGCACAACCCTACGAAGCCTACGATGAGGTGCTAAGAAGGTATGGCGATTGGATATTAAATCTGAAAGGTCAACAGAGTATTGACCTCCATGAACCTATGCTGAAATTTGCACATCTGAGCTATGGTAAAGACGTCGTGCATCCTAATTTATTTGGCCATCAGCTGATGGCATATACAATTCTCAAATCGCTGGGAGAATTACCTCAAAAAACAATAAAGCTGTCAGCATCGTGGAAGCCTGTAAACGGGGAAGCCAGATGCGAAATGCAGTTTAACAGACCTAGATTCGGACATGTACAGCTTTCAGATAACTCAGACTACAACCAGCTTTTGGGCGGGATGCAGCAATTGGTATTGAAAGTAAACTCTTGTCCTGAAGGCAATTATCAACTATTTGATGGAGACTATTATCTCGCTCAGTTTAGTAGTGATGAGTTACGCAATGGTGTAAATATAAATCCATTGGAAAACCATAGCCTATTTGATAAAACCAGCTTCGCGCGACAGCAAAAAGATAGCTTTGCATTAATTACTGCTAAACGCGAAATATGCGATTATGCGTGGCTACAGCATATTGGTCATAAAAGGCCTATGTCTCGCCAGGGAATACCTATAGCACTGGCAGAAGCTAAAAGGCTTGTACTTAATCAAAAGATTAGGCTGATCAATTCCGCTGAGCATTGGAAGCCAGAACTTATACAACTGACATAA
- a CDS encoding SusC/RagA family TonB-linked outer membrane protein translates to MREYLLDVLFGSKTKLTLFRFCGVVVFLLTTSGVLWAQGQTITGQVTDENNEGLPGVSILVKGTGSGTVTDVNGDFRITVSGENPALVFSSVGYETVTEEVGNRSVINVSLLPDLTQLSEVVVTALGVERQEQSLGYAVSEIQGSEVAETNLINPVLALQGKAAGLSIGGTDGGSFGGSKISIRGQSTLGSNNQPIFVVDGVILDNQTSGESEWNASSVDYGNELKNLNPDNFESVSVLKGAAATALYGSRGLNGAIVITTKSGSGKKGLGVSVSQTVGIEHVYDTPDLQNEFGEGALAGYIDYGDNAYNTNQFYAREVNGTVMPSLVHPWSGFSFGPRFDGRDIEDYDGSITSYNARPDNMKEAFDLGVNTNTNVSIQGGTEKTQMYLSLSHNMRNGWYPRNDFTRDNLLLKASTWLSDRVKLSGSVAYTQSNPQNPAGNLAGMYPEGGVSRSYNTEKYRDLYTADHGGVPSTNFNDELGNVPNAGTWFGIYNNDYNREEVTVRPIVNLTADITDWFNVTLEGNMNIFSYEYEAKELGQGYANEGGFYSIEQYQKKQQTGKLLLNFIQNFGDFSASFTTGGEIFHTGANKTSIRTDGGLVIPGQYFISNSINTPRYGDDVGVSATKQINSLYFFLNTSWKNQLYLDITGRNDWSSALVYADGSGDYSYFYPSVSSSWLFSETFDMPSFLSTGRIRASLAQVGNDTDPYSINSAYSLNSLIQSNGNAYRMYYNQLTMIDPGLQPEKKNAIELGTALGFVNDRVLLDFTWYKENTKNQIVDIPAPQSSGVTRQLINAGNIQNTGIEIALKTTPVLNQNFRWDLDFNYWRNRNKILSLHPDVGDYKSLAGNPTYGNYRIGTVAWIGGAYGELLSDIMPATNEEGQKILTYSNSRRGAYFQRSGEVERIGNINPDFEGSVSNTFSYKGFNMSFLIDMRFGGYLASYNNRYGTAYGYLETSTKGLDEEHGGITWTSEYDGVTYHDGVIPDGVFADGTVIDLANGESQDVSGLTYQEAYEQGYVEPTHASYFTYFTNSWGQGVINDDWFSEVNYVSLRQLSIGYTFPSSLTEKLKIENLNVSLMGRNLAYLYNSLPNNLNPESTRGNRSDYSYFERSFAPYVASYAMTVRFNF, encoded by the coding sequence ATGAGAGAGTATTTACTCGATGTGTTATTTGGAAGCAAAACCAAACTAACATTGTTTCGCTTTTGCGGAGTAGTAGTATTCTTACTGACTACTTCCGGCGTTTTGTGGGCACAAGGCCAAACTATCACAGGACAGGTAACAGACGAAAACAACGAAGGATTGCCCGGAGTAAGTATCCTGGTAAAGGGTACTGGCAGTGGTACTGTTACAGATGTCAATGGTGACTTTAGAATTACAGTGAGCGGAGAAAATCCCGCACTTGTATTTTCTTCAGTAGGGTACGAAACTGTTACCGAAGAAGTAGGTAACAGATCAGTAATTAACGTAAGCCTTCTTCCTGACCTTACTCAACTTTCTGAAGTAGTGGTAACTGCACTTGGCGTAGAGCGTCAGGAGCAATCATTAGGTTATGCGGTTTCTGAAATTCAAGGTTCAGAAGTTGCAGAAACTAACTTGATTAACCCGGTACTGGCACTTCAGGGAAAAGCAGCAGGTTTGAGTATCGGCGGTACTGATGGTGGATCTTTCGGTGGTAGCAAGATCAGTATTAGAGGTCAGTCTACGCTAGGTTCTAACAATCAGCCCATTTTTGTTGTAGATGGAGTTATTCTGGACAACCAGACATCAGGGGAAAGCGAATGGAATGCTTCTTCTGTTGACTATGGTAATGAGCTGAAAAACCTTAACCCCGATAACTTTGAGTCAGTTTCTGTACTTAAAGGTGCAGCAGCTACTGCTCTTTATGGTTCTCGTGGACTTAATGGTGCAATTGTAATTACTACCAAAAGTGGTTCTGGCAAAAAAGGACTGGGCGTAAGTGTGTCTCAAACAGTAGGTATTGAGCATGTATACGATACGCCTGATCTTCAAAATGAATTTGGTGAAGGTGCACTTGCCGGTTATATAGACTATGGTGACAATGCATACAATACCAATCAGTTTTATGCCAGAGAGGTAAACGGTACGGTAATGCCTTCACTGGTACACCCTTGGTCTGGTTTCTCTTTCGGTCCTAGATTTGACGGAAGAGATATTGAAGACTACGATGGTTCTATCACTTCTTACAATGCTCGTCCTGATAACATGAAAGAAGCATTTGACCTTGGTGTAAATACTAACACCAACGTGTCTATTCAGGGTGGTACAGAAAAAACTCAAATGTACCTTTCATTATCTCACAACATGAGAAACGGATGGTATCCTAGAAATGACTTTACCAGAGATAACTTATTACTGAAAGCTTCAACCTGGTTGAGCGACAGAGTAAAGCTTTCTGGTTCAGTAGCTTATACGCAGTCAAACCCTCAGAACCCTGCGGGTAACCTGGCAGGTATGTACCCCGAAGGTGGTGTATCCCGTTCTTATAATACTGAAAAGTACAGAGATCTATATACTGCAGACCATGGTGGTGTTCCTAGCACAAACTTTAATGATGAGTTAGGTAATGTACCTAATGCAGGTACCTGGTTTGGTATCTACAATAATGATTACAATCGTGAAGAAGTTACTGTGCGCCCGATTGTTAACCTTACCGCAGATATTACTGACTGGTTCAACGTAACACTTGAAGGTAATATGAATATCTTCTCTTATGAGTACGAAGCTAAAGAATTGGGGCAGGGTTATGCTAACGAAGGAGGTTTTTATAGCATTGAGCAATACCAGAAAAAACAACAGACTGGTAAACTTCTTTTAAACTTTATCCAGAACTTTGGCGACTTCTCTGCCAGCTTTACTACAGGTGGTGAAATTTTCCATACTGGTGCTAACAAAACAAGTATCAGAACAGATGGTGGTCTGGTAATACCCGGACAGTATTTCATTAGCAACAGTATCAATACGCCAAGATATGGTGATGATGTTGGTGTTTCTGCGACCAAGCAGATCAACTCTCTGTATTTCTTCCTGAATACTTCATGGAAAAACCAGTTGTATCTGGATATTACCGGACGTAATGACTGGTCTTCTGCACTTGTGTATGCTGATGGTAGCGGAGACTATTCTTACTTCTACCCTTCAGTAAGTAGTTCGTGGTTATTTTCAGAGACTTTTGATATGCCTTCATTCCTGTCTACTGGTCGTATAAGAGCATCATTAGCTCAGGTAGGTAATGATACCGATCCTTATAGCATTAACTCTGCTTACAGCCTGAACTCTTTAATTCAGAGCAACGGTAATGCTTATAGAATGTACTACAATCAATTGACAATGATTGATCCGGGGCTTCAGCCTGAGAAAAAGAATGCGATTGAGCTTGGTACTGCTTTAGGTTTTGTTAACGATCGTGTATTACTGGACTTTACCTGGTACAAAGAAAACACCAAAAACCAGATTGTAGATATTCCTGCACCTCAGTCTAGTGGTGTAACCAGACAGTTAATTAATGCTGGTAACATCCAGAACACAGGTATAGAGATAGCACTTAAGACAACTCCGGTACTTAACCAGAACTTCAGATGGGACCTGGACTTCAACTACTGGAGAAACAGAAATAAAATTCTTTCTCTACACCCTGATGTAGGAGATTACAAGAGCCTTGCTGGTAACCCCACTTATGGTAACTACCGTATCGGTACTGTAGCCTGGATTGGTGGAGCTTATGGCGAACTTTTGTCTGATATTATGCCTGCTACTAACGAAGAGGGGCAGAAAATCCTGACTTACAGTAACAGTAGACGTGGTGCCTACTTCCAAAGAAGTGGTGAAGTAGAAAGAATAGGTAACATCAACCCTGATTTTGAAGGTAGTGTTTCTAACACTTTCAGCTACAAAGGCTTTAACATGAGCTTCTTAATAGATATGCGTTTTGGAGGTTACTTAGCTTCTTATAACAACCGTTATGGTACCGCATATGGTTACCTGGAAACTTCTACTAAAGGTCTGGATGAAGAGCACGGTGGTATTACCTGGACCAGCGAATATGATGGTGTAACTTACCACGATGGTGTTATCCCTGACGGTGTATTTGCTGATGGTACAGTTATAGACCTTGCCAATGGTGAAAGCCAGGATGTTAGTGGTTTAACTTATCAGGAGGCTTATGAGCAGGGCTATGTAGAGCCAACTCATGCATCATACTTTACATACTTCACTAACTCTTGGGGACAAGGCGTTATTAATGACGACTGGTTCTCTGAAGTGAATTATGTGTCTCTTCGTCAGCTAAGTATTGGTTACACATTCCCTAGCAGCCTAACCGAGAAACTGAAGATTGAGAATCTGAATGTTTCTTTAATGGGACGTAACTTAGCTTATCTGTACAATTCTTTGCCTAACAACTTGAATCCTGAGAGTACAAGAGGTAACAGAAGTGACTACTCTTATTTTGAGCGCTCTTTCGCTCCTTATGTTGCTTCTTATGCTATGACCGTTAGGTTTAACTTTTAA
- a CDS encoding alpha-amylase family glycosyl hydrolase, which produces MKNIYLFLFSFCALLFRCSSPESTEMLKNSEAVPFDWRNATIYFLLTDRFYNGNVANDINFNRTEETARLRGFEGGDIAGITQKIEDGYFDRLGVNAIWFTPVIEQIHGATDEGTGLTYAYHGYWAKDWTRLDPNFGTFEELETLVATAHEHGIRVLLDVVINHTGPVTELDTAWPDNWVRQAPACTYEGYASTVECTLVENLPDIYTESEEAVDLPPTLVEKWKAEGRYEEEMEELDAFFERTHYPRAPKYYIIKWLTDYVRELGIDGFRVDTAKHTEADLWDELKKQALVALEEWKASNSEEALDNAPFWMVGEVYNFSAAQGPAYDYGDTSVNFYSHGFESLINFDFKQDAEGSYDSIFTKYDNLLHGGKLADYNILNYLSSHDDGAPFDPKRERSKEAANKLLLSQGAAQIYYGDESDRSLVIEGANGDATLRSFMNWDQIENSDSVQMVLSHWAKLGTFRKEHPAVGAGKHQMIAEQPYTFARSYQQNEFEDKIVIALGASEGEKTIKVEGIFDEGTQLIDSYSELDVVVESGQVTLNTPYDIVLLSRM; this is translated from the coding sequence ATGAAGAATATTTACCTGTTTCTCTTTTCATTTTGTGCCTTACTCTTTCGGTGCTCTTCCCCGGAGTCTACCGAAATGCTTAAAAACAGTGAAGCAGTGCCATTTGACTGGCGTAATGCTACCATATATTTTTTACTCACCGACCGTTTCTACAACGGAAATGTTGCCAACGATATCAATTTTAACAGAACTGAAGAAACAGCCAGGCTCAGGGGTTTTGAAGGAGGTGATATTGCGGGTATCACCCAAAAAATTGAAGATGGCTATTTTGATAGACTAGGTGTTAATGCCATCTGGTTTACCCCTGTAATAGAGCAAATTCATGGAGCTACCGACGAAGGCACAGGTCTGACTTACGCTTATCATGGCTACTGGGCTAAAGACTGGACTAGACTAGACCCCAACTTCGGTACTTTTGAAGAGCTTGAAACGTTAGTTGCTACCGCCCACGAACATGGCATACGAGTGTTGCTGGATGTAGTTATTAACCATACCGGTCCAGTTACCGAATTGGATACAGCTTGGCCCGATAACTGGGTACGACAGGCGCCCGCCTGCACTTATGAAGGTTATGCCAGTACTGTAGAATGCACATTGGTGGAAAATCTACCGGATATTTACACAGAAAGTGAGGAGGCTGTGGATTTACCTCCAACACTGGTGGAGAAGTGGAAAGCTGAAGGTCGTTATGAAGAAGAAATGGAGGAGTTAGATGCATTTTTTGAGCGTACGCATTATCCCCGTGCTCCCAAATATTATATTATCAAATGGTTAACTGACTATGTAAGAGAGTTAGGGATAGATGGCTTTAGGGTAGATACTGCTAAACATACCGAAGCAGACCTATGGGATGAGCTAAAAAAACAGGCACTGGTAGCTCTTGAAGAATGGAAAGCGTCCAATTCAGAAGAAGCCCTGGATAACGCACCTTTCTGGATGGTAGGAGAGGTTTATAACTTTAGTGCTGCCCAGGGGCCTGCTTATGATTATGGGGATACTAGCGTTAATTTTTACAGCCATGGCTTTGAGTCACTGATAAACTTTGATTTTAAGCAGGATGCTGAAGGCAGTTACGATAGTATTTTCACCAAATATGATAACTTACTGCATGGGGGTAAACTGGCAGATTATAACATACTCAATTACCTCAGCTCTCATGATGATGGAGCTCCCTTTGATCCAAAAAGAGAAAGAAGTAAGGAAGCCGCAAACAAGCTGTTGTTATCTCAGGGTGCTGCGCAAATTTATTACGGGGATGAGTCGGATCGTAGTTTGGTGATAGAGGGTGCTAATGGTGATGCCACGCTTCGCTCTTTTATGAACTGGGATCAAATTGAAAACTCGGATAGTGTACAAATGGTGCTTTCCCATTGGGCTAAACTAGGTACTTTTAGAAAAGAACACCCTGCTGTAGGTGCCGGCAAACATCAAATGATAGCAGAACAGCCCTACACTTTTGCCAGAAGCTATCAGCAAAATGAGTTTGAAGATAAGATTGTAATAGCCCTGGGGGCATCCGAAGGTGAAAAAACGATAAAAGTAGAAGGTATTTTTGATGAAGGTACACAGCTTATAGATAGTTACTCCGAACTTGATGTTGTGGTAGAAAGTGGACAGGTAACTTTAAATACCCCATACGATATAGTTTTACTTTCACGAATGTAG
- a CDS encoding SusD/RagB family nutrient-binding outer membrane lipoprotein, whose translation MRKIFLTLIGISLLVSACDENDFAELNQNPSNVTDPDLTYLFTESLFQLDNYVYTEWFYDNAQNILPWTLTTVSSSGNSDLVVLDGEHGSRIGAWYTQIMPGLADIRQFVDNRYEGVDQASFQYLRAITYPVQILHGIKVTDIYGAQPYEQAMKARYTDPPLLAPEYDAQEELFNIWLAQLDSTINTLQSPVMFEGAEVSQISLNANQDFVYSGDYSKWAKLANSLKLRIAARLYNQNPARAIEIAEEAASNPAGLITESAEDFYWAPGSEYDHFGNDISFGVGSKNLIDFLKENKDPRLKFLFDKNSYNSMVVQAFYDEGKSLPTYIEENVISEMEDGKKVFKGWKAPGEPWVRFYGAPASPDATKDETTYKNYFDVNSYQLESKTYSPLSFYNEKNIRPYMDLTYPDVPEVTNVYDANASYSSNLFSSAEVNLYLAEFKLLGASLPEDANTYFQRAVEQSVMAHDRLAQSNDILYYNNAYDQAYGAPLALQPGEITALLMQEDYQLTGNTALDLEKVYLQQYIHFISNPNELFVTSRRSGVPKKGSSILAREAFTSGGAELTIPRRFTINSPTLDDINYENQMKAIQDQGFTPGSNDPAVLNSERLWYDSNAPQWGSGPNN comes from the coding sequence ATGAGAAAAATATTTTTAACACTTATAGGAATCAGTCTACTGGTTTCTGCATGTGACGAAAATGATTTTGCGGAACTGAATCAGAATCCATCAAACGTTACAGATCCCGATTTAACATACTTATTCACAGAATCATTATTTCAGCTAGACAATTATGTCTATACCGAATGGTTCTATGATAATGCACAAAACATACTTCCCTGGACGCTTACTACTGTATCTAGTAGTGGTAACAGCGACCTGGTAGTTTTGGATGGTGAGCATGGCTCCAGAATTGGCGCCTGGTACACTCAGATTATGCCCGGGCTAGCCGATATCAGACAGTTTGTAGATAATCGCTACGAAGGTGTAGATCAGGCTTCTTTCCAGTATCTTAGAGCTATTACTTATCCTGTTCAGATTCTTCATGGAATCAAAGTAACAGATATCTATGGTGCACAGCCTTATGAGCAGGCCATGAAAGCTCGTTATACTGATCCTCCGTTGTTAGCACCAGAGTATGATGCTCAGGAAGAGCTTTTCAATATATGGCTAGCACAGTTAGATAGTACTATCAATACCCTCCAGTCTCCGGTTATGTTTGAAGGAGCTGAAGTATCTCAGATAAGCCTGAATGCTAATCAGGACTTTGTTTATTCCGGTGATTATTCTAAATGGGCGAAGTTAGCGAACTCACTTAAGCTGAGAATTGCAGCTCGTCTGTACAACCAGAATCCTGCACGTGCTATAGAGATTGCAGAAGAAGCGGCAAGTAACCCTGCCGGACTTATTACTGAGTCAGCAGAAGATTTTTACTGGGCTCCTGGTTCTGAGTATGATCACTTTGGAAATGACATCAGTTTTGGTGTAGGTAGCAAAAACCTGATTGATTTTCTTAAAGAAAATAAGGATCCTCGTCTGAAATTTCTTTTTGACAAGAACAGCTACAACAGTATGGTTGTACAGGCATTCTACGATGAGGGCAAAAGTCTACCTACTTACATTGAAGAAAACGTAATTTCTGAAATGGAAGATGGAAAGAAAGTCTTCAAAGGATGGAAAGCTCCTGGTGAGCCTTGGGTGCGTTTTTACGGTGCTCCTGCATCTCCTGACGCTACTAAAGACGAAACTACTTACAAAAATTACTTTGATGTAAATAGCTACCAGTTGGAGAGCAAAACTTATTCTCCCTTGTCTTTCTATAATGAGAAGAACATCAGACCATATATGGACCTTACTTATCCGGATGTACCTGAAGTAACCAATGTATATGATGCTAACGCTTCTTATAGCTCAAACCTGTTCTCTTCTGCTGAAGTAAACCTTTACCTTGCTGAATTTAAACTGCTAGGGGCTAGTCTTCCTGAAGATGCCAACACTTATTTTCAGCGTGCGGTAGAGCAATCAGTAATGGCGCATGACAGATTAGCTCAGTCTAATGATATTCTGTATTACAACAATGCTTATGATCAGGCTTATGGTGCTCCTCTTGCTCTTCAGCCTGGTGAAATTACGGCTCTGTTAATGCAGGAAGATTACCAACTGACTGGAAATACTGCACTTGATCTTGAGAAAGTATATCTACAGCAGTACATACATTTTATATCTAATCCTAATGAGCTTTTTGTTACTAGCAGACGTTCTGGTGTTCCTAAAAAAGGAAGCTCAATATTAGCTCGTGAAGCTTTCACCTCTGGTGGAGCGGAATTGACTATCCCTAGAAGGTTTACTATCAATAGCCCTACTTTGGATGATATCAATTACGAAAACCAGATGAAGGCGATACAAGACCAGGGATTTACTCCTGGTAGTAATGACCCTGCTGTACTTAATAGCGAAAGACTATGGTACGACAGCAATGCTCCACAGTGGGGTAGTGGTCCTAATAATTAA
- a CDS encoding endonuclease/exonuclease/phosphatase family protein, whose amino-acid sequence MLKAIHYLSLISIVALVACSSQPQKEQNMSSTEANTSFKVMSFNIRYDNPGDSAHAWPNRKEMVSSVIQYHEADLLGMQEALEHQVKYLAESLDHMDWVGVGRDDGKTKGEFSPIFYNKSKFDLEDSGTFWLSETPDEISVGWDASMERIASWARLKHKQSAKTIFYLNTHFDHRGEKAREESAKLIRAKIKELAVDMPIIVTGDFNSFPESAAIQNMISDGELNDAFEVSEQPHHGATSSFSGFVVSNPMEVNRRIDYIFVSPEVKVKKHAILTDSRNNAYPSDHLPVIAKVSID is encoded by the coding sequence ATGCTTAAAGCAATTCACTACCTTTCGTTAATCTCTATTGTGGCCCTGGTAGCCTGTAGTTCGCAGCCTCAGAAGGAACAAAATATGAGTAGCACCGAAGCAAATACATCTTTTAAAGTGATGTCTTTTAACATCCGTTATGATAATCCTGGTGATAGTGCGCACGCCTGGCCAAACCGTAAGGAAATGGTCAGCAGTGTTATCCAGTATCATGAAGCTGACTTACTAGGCATGCAGGAAGCGCTGGAACATCAGGTAAAATATTTGGCAGAATCTTTAGACCACATGGACTGGGTAGGGGTAGGCCGCGATGATGGTAAAACCAAAGGAGAGTTTTCGCCTATCTTCTACAATAAAAGTAAGTTTGATTTGGAAGACTCTGGCACATTCTGGTTATCAGAAACTCCCGACGAGATTAGTGTTGGCTGGGATGCGTCTATGGAAAGAATAGCGAGTTGGGCCAGGCTTAAACACAAGCAGTCTGCAAAAACAATTTTTTACCTCAATACCCATTTTGACCATAGAGGTGAAAAAGCCAGAGAGGAGAGTGCCAAACTTATCAGAGCCAAAATTAAAGAACTGGCAGTAGATATGCCTATAATCGTTACTGGAGATTTTAATAGCTTTCCTGAATCTGCTGCCATACAAAATATGATTAGCGATGGCGAACTAAACGATGCTTTTGAAGTAAGTGAGCAGCCTCACCATGGAGCTACAAGTTCTTTTAGTGGCTTTGTAGTAAGTAATCCTATGGAAGTAAATCGGCGTATAGATTACATCTTTGTCAGCCCGGAAGTAAAGGTTAAAAAACATGCTATCCTGACTGACTCCAGAAATAATGCATACCCGTCGGATCATCTGCCAGTGATTGCGAAAGTAAGTATTGACTAA